The Flavobacterium piscisymbiosum genome includes a region encoding these proteins:
- the arfB gene encoding alternative ribosome rescue aminoacyl-tRNA hydrolase ArfB produces MDIEKIISELSFKAVRSSGAGGQNVNKVSSKVVLTFDLNASQALSEEEKLLLLTNISSRLTTENILILNCDEDRSQLKNKDIVIKRFLEIIKKGLFVPKIRKATKIPKSVIKKRIKDKKNISERKQSRKKPDLD; encoded by the coding sequence ATGGATATCGAAAAAATCATATCAGAGTTAAGTTTTAAAGCAGTCAGAAGTAGTGGTGCCGGCGGACAAAATGTAAACAAAGTTTCTTCGAAAGTAGTTTTAACTTTTGATTTGAATGCTTCTCAGGCTTTATCCGAAGAAGAGAAATTGCTTTTGCTAACCAATATCTCGTCCCGATTAACAACAGAAAATATCCTGATTTTAAATTGCGACGAAGACAGAAGCCAGCTTAAAAACAAAGACATTGTGATAAAACGCTTTCTGGAAATTATTAAAAAAGGATTGTTTGTTCCTAAAATTCGTAAAGCAACCAAAATACCAAAATCGGTAATTAAGAAAAGAATAAAGGACAAAAAGAATATTTCTGAGAGAAAACAATCTCGTAAGAAGCCAGACTTAGATTAA
- a CDS encoding TonB-dependent receptor: MKTIIKSTEVLSCKGSKSQKLGRTKSIFFILFSLLYSLSSISQEQDSTKVNKLDDVLVSAVRVTTKTPVTFSNMDKKEIKFRNLGQDIPVLMNYLPSVVTTSDAGGGIGYTGIRVRGSDATRVNVTINGIPYNDSESQGTFWVNMPDFASSVESLQLQRGVGTSTNGSGAFGASLNMLTDSYASKPTGEISSSYGSFNSNKNTVKFSTGLLNDHFELAGRLSTIKSDGYVDRASSDLKSYFLQGTYVGKTTLIKALVFGGTEKTYQSWNGIDAETLNSDRTYNSAGKYKDEAGNVHFYDNETDNYKQNHYQLHWSESWSDKWSSNFALHYTKGQGFYENYKYNEPVEGYGPIQPTKMVENDLGELVPGTDLIRQKWLDNDFYGTTFSVKYKEEKLDVILGGGWNKYEGDHYGKVIWARNSDLSELGDHYYDDYSTKTDGNIFAKANYQFTEKLSFYGDLQYRRVQYKANSKETGIVDDTFNFFNPKAGLNYEINEKNTLYFSYARANREPNRTDYEGGNVKPEKLNDFELGWRFNSEKFQLNSNFYYMGYKDQLILTGRLDDVGAPIRANTEKSYRLGFEVDATIKLSEKFLLRPNFTLSSNKNVDLAVEGQYYGTTDIAYSPNVIAGNIIVYSPMESLHISLLQKFVGEQYMNNIELPEAKLADYFVNDLNVSYEIKPKSVFKSIMITGLVNNILDKKYVSNGAMWDVYPYYYPQAGINFLAGLTLKF, translated from the coding sequence ATGAAAACTATTATTAAAAGTACTGAGGTACTAAGTTGCAAAGGTTCTAAGTCTCAAAAATTGGGCAGAACCAAATCTATTTTCTTTATTCTATTTTCTTTACTCTATTCTCTTTCTTCTATTTCACAGGAACAAGATTCAACCAAAGTCAATAAGCTTGATGATGTTTTAGTTTCGGCGGTTCGTGTTACGACAAAAACTCCGGTTACATTTAGTAATATGGATAAAAAGGAAATTAAATTTAGAAACTTAGGACAGGATATTCCAGTTTTAATGAACTATTTGCCATCTGTTGTTACTACTTCTGATGCAGGAGGAGGAATAGGGTATACCGGAATCAGAGTCCGCGGAAGCGATGCTACAAGAGTAAACGTAACCATCAACGGAATTCCGTATAATGATTCTGAAAGTCAGGGAACTTTCTGGGTAAATATGCCGGACTTTGCTTCATCTGTAGAAAGTTTACAGTTGCAGCGTGGTGTAGGAACTTCTACAAATGGTTCAGGAGCTTTTGGCGCGAGTTTAAACATGCTTACAGATAGTTATGCTTCAAAACCAACCGGAGAAATTTCGAGTTCTTACGGAAGTTTCAATTCAAATAAAAACACGGTAAAATTCAGTACAGGTTTATTAAACGATCATTTTGAATTGGCCGGACGTTTGTCTACCATTAAATCTGATGGTTATGTAGATCGTGCCAGTTCTGATCTTAAATCCTATTTTCTGCAAGGAACTTACGTAGGAAAAACGACTTTAATTAAAGCGTTGGTTTTTGGCGGAACCGAAAAAACCTACCAATCCTGGAACGGAATTGATGCTGAAACTTTAAATTCAGATCGAACTTATAATTCTGCAGGAAAGTATAAAGATGAAGCAGGAAATGTTCATTTCTACGACAATGAGACCGATAATTACAAACAAAACCATTATCAATTGCATTGGAGCGAATCATGGTCTGATAAATGGAGCAGCAATTTTGCTCTTCATTATACTAAAGGACAAGGATTTTATGAAAATTATAAATACAATGAACCAGTTGAAGGATACGGACCAATTCAGCCAACAAAAATGGTTGAAAATGATTTGGGAGAATTAGTTCCCGGAACAGATTTAATTCGTCAGAAATGGTTAGACAATGATTTCTACGGAACAACTTTTTCTGTAAAATACAAAGAAGAAAAGCTTGATGTTATTCTTGGCGGAGGCTGGAACAAATATGAAGGCGATCATTACGGAAAAGTAATCTGGGCAAGAAATTCTGATCTGTCGGAATTAGGCGATCATTATTATGATGATTATTCAACAAAAACAGATGGAAATATCTTTGCAAAAGCCAACTATCAATTTACTGAAAAATTGAGTTTCTACGGAGATTTACAATATAGAAGAGTTCAGTACAAAGCAAATTCAAAAGAAACAGGAATAGTCGATGATACTTTCAATTTCTTCAATCCAAAAGCAGGATTGAATTATGAAATCAATGAAAAGAATACACTTTACTTTTCGTACGCACGCGCTAATCGTGAACCCAACAGAACCGATTATGAAGGCGGAAATGTAAAGCCTGAGAAATTAAATGATTTTGAATTAGGATGGAGATTCAATTCAGAGAAATTTCAATTGAATTCTAATTTCTATTATATGGGTTACAAAGATCAATTGATCTTAACCGGAAGATTAGATGATGTTGGAGCGCCAATTCGTGCCAATACTGAAAAAAGTTACCGTTTAGGGTTTGAAGTAGATGCGACAATAAAGCTTTCGGAGAAATTTCTTCTTAGACCTAATTTCACTTTAAGCAGCAATAAAAATGTTGATTTAGCTGTTGAAGGACAATACTACGGAACAACAGATATTGCTTATTCGCCAAATGTGATTGCCGGAAATATTATTGTGTACAGCCCGATGGAGAGTTTACACATTTCATTATTGCAAAAATTTGTTGGAGAGCAATACATGAACAATATCGAATTGCCCGAAGCGAAGCTGGCAGATTATTTTGTAAACGATTTGAATGTATCTTACGAGATAAAACCAAAATCAGTTTTCAAATCGATTATGATTACCGGTTTAGTAAATAATATTCTGGATAAAAAATATGTTTCAAACGGAGCCATGTGGGATGTTTATCCTTACTATTATCCGCAGGCAGGGATTAATTTCCTGGCCGGACTTACTTTGAAATTCTAA
- a CDS encoding Rieske (2Fe-2S) protein — translation MKKFWLLIVFVSVLISCSDNGVSNKNPNIPSYPVNLTVDMNLPAYSNLKFPSNGVIVPNYGAKGIIIFNTGSGYNAFDAACPNQAVTSCIAMTINGINAVCSCDKTEYSLFTGLGGKEYPLKQYRVEVSGTIIHVYN, via the coding sequence ATGAAAAAATTCTGGCTATTAATCGTATTTGTTTCTGTACTTATCTCCTGCAGTGATAATGGCGTAAGTAACAAAAACCCAAACATACCAAGTTACCCTGTTAACCTGACAGTTGATATGAATTTACCGGCTTACTCTAATCTTAAATTTCCTAGTAATGGAGTTATCGTTCCTAATTACGGAGCAAAAGGAATTATTATTTTTAATACCGGAAGTGGCTATAATGCATTTGACGCCGCTTGTCCTAATCAAGCTGTGACTTCATGTATTGCTATGACAATTAATGGTATTAATGCCGTTTGTTCCTGCGATAAAACAGAGTATAGTTTATTTACCGGACTTGGAGGAAAAGAATATCCATTAAAACAATATCGTGTAGAAGTAAGCGGAACCATAATTCACGTTTATAATTAA
- the greA gene encoding transcription elongation factor GreA codes for MSKVSYYTAEGLKKLKDELEHLKSVMRPKASQDIAEARDKGDLSENAEYDAAKEAQGLLEMRISKLEEVYSNARLIDESQLDVSKALVLSNVKIKNQGNGMEMKYTLVAESEADLKTGKISVTSPIGKGLLGKSVGEVAEITVPNGVLKFEILEITRD; via the coding sequence ATGAGTAAAGTATCTTATTATACCGCAGAAGGATTAAAAAAATTAAAAGATGAGTTGGAGCATTTAAAAAGTGTAATGCGTCCAAAGGCATCTCAAGATATAGCAGAAGCAAGAGACAAAGGTGATTTATCTGAAAACGCCGAATATGATGCCGCAAAAGAAGCACAAGGTTTACTTGAAATGAGAATTTCTAAACTGGAAGAAGTGTATTCTAATGCAAGATTAATAGATGAATCTCAATTGGATGTTTCGAAAGCATTGGTACTTTCTAATGTAAAAATTAAGAACCAAGGCAACGGAATGGAAATGAAATATACGCTTGTTGCAGAAAGTGAAGCCGATTTAAAAACAGGAAAAATCTCTGTAACATCTCCTATTGGGAAAGGTTTACTAGGGAAATCGGTTGGAGAAGTAGCTGAAATCACAGTACCAAACGGAGTTTTGAAATTTGAAATTCTTGAAATTACAAGAGACTAA
- a CDS encoding HIT family protein — translation MSSIFTKIVNGEIPACKIAEDDNYLAFLDVNPNAKGHTLCIPKQEIDKIFDMDDELYLGLMKFSKKIAIALEKTVPCKRVGMAVVGLEVPHAHVHLIPLNHMDEMRFHDKVSLSKEEFEALAKSIQANL, via the coding sequence ATGTCATCAATATTTACCAAAATAGTAAACGGAGAAATTCCAGCCTGTAAAATCGCCGAAGATGATAATTATCTGGCTTTTTTAGATGTAAATCCAAATGCAAAAGGACATACGCTTTGTATTCCGAAACAAGAAATCGATAAGATTTTTGATATGGATGATGAGTTGTATTTAGGTCTAATGAAGTTTTCTAAGAAAATTGCAATCGCTTTAGAGAAAACCGTTCCCTGCAAAAGAGTAGGAATGGCTGTTGTAGGACTAGAAGTTCCTCATGCGCACGTACATTTGATTCCATTAAACCATATGGATGAAATGCGTTTTCATGATAAAGTATCGCTTTCTAAAGAAGAATTTGAAGCTTTGGCTAAAAGTATTCAGGCGAATTTATAG